A region of Candidatus Neomarinimicrobiota bacterium DNA encodes the following proteins:
- a CDS encoding DUF3228 family protein, translated as MEKVAVNKFVRRQIKRSGKTYSESLSFEAIAQDAEKRMANGHYIEGYRDGVLIVNGSTEIIHEFECPFIKIDENTKLVSQLIQRQPSEKPYIQTRAKSGTPVKAWKIEYILYRHDVLAENDEQSTNAEWELISIHAIPKGVDKLPMGPVTMMRNQLELTGGTKAHYSSEEWAESVQFWQEYAALDSV; from the coding sequence ATGGAAAAAGTAGCAGTAAATAAATTTGTCCGCCGACAAATAAAAAGATCTGGGAAAACATACTCTGAATCCCTTTCATTTGAGGCTATTGCTCAAGATGCTGAAAAACGAATGGCCAATGGACATTATATAGAAGGATATCGCGACGGGGTTCTCATCGTCAATGGGAGTACAGAAATTATTCATGAGTTTGAATGTCCATTTATAAAAATTGATGAAAATACAAAATTAGTTTCTCAGCTTATTCAACGGCAACCGTCAGAAAAGCCCTACATCCAGACACGGGCTAAATCGGGGACGCCGGTGAAAGCGTGGAAAATTGAATATATTTTGTATCGTCATGATGTGTTGGCAGAAAATGACGAACAATCCACAAACGCTGAATGGGAATTAATCAGCATCCATGCTATCCCAAAAGGTGTGGATAAATTGCCCATGGGGCCGGTGACTATGATGCGAAATCAGTTAGAATTAACTGGGGGCACTAAAGCACATTATTCATCGGAAGAATGGGCCGAGTCGGTACAATTCTGGCAGGAGTATGCGGCCTTGGATTCGGTTTAG
- a CDS encoding FkbM family methyltransferase, protein MKRSNLNNDYMRWVFRAWRYRLRTEKPEINFLLRHLNSGQVVLDIGAHKGAYTYWMSKRVGETGYVYAFEPQPQLNQYLSGIAKRSKYQNIQVETMALSSMESDTTMNIPGGRPSPSASLKTSGNKNATQINVHTTTLDNFTLLRNLKTIDLIKCDVEGHELDVLMGGKKVLTRFKPVVLLECEARHNGPENVNAVFEFFTNLNYDGWFYNGNSLVSLDNFDLYTYQTNPNRQIYVNNFFFTPKPV, encoded by the coding sequence ATGAAACGCTCTAATTTAAATAACGATTATATGCGCTGGGTATTTCGAGCGTGGCGATATCGACTTCGTACAGAAAAACCGGAAATTAACTTTTTATTAAGGCACTTAAATTCGGGGCAGGTTGTCTTAGATATTGGCGCACACAAAGGTGCTTATACCTATTGGATGTCGAAACGAGTTGGAGAAACAGGATATGTGTATGCCTTTGAACCACAACCGCAGTTAAATCAATATTTATCCGGCATTGCGAAGCGATCAAAATATCAGAATATTCAAGTAGAAACGATGGCCCTTTCTTCTATGGAATCTGACACAACAATGAATATTCCCGGAGGAAGACCATCTCCAAGTGCATCATTAAAAACAAGTGGCAATAAAAATGCTACCCAAATCAATGTGCATACAACAACGTTGGATAACTTTACATTATTGCGAAATTTGAAAACAATAGACTTGATAAAATGTGATGTGGAAGGCCATGAACTGGATGTCCTCATGGGTGGGAAAAAAGTCTTAACTCGTTTTAAGCCAGTTGTATTACTCGAATGTGAAGCGCGTCATAATGGTCCAGAAAATGTAAATGCGGTATTTGAATTTTTTACGAATCTCAATTATGATGGTTGGTTCTACAATGGCAATTCACTTGTGAGTTTGGATAATTTTGATCTTTATACATATCAAACTAATCCCAATCGACAAATCTATGTGAATAATTTTTTCTTTACACCTAAACCTGTTTAA
- a CDS encoding P1 family peptidase, producing MKKLSVITILLCFSLGSTVIAQKIRPRDRGLEIGLFQTGQWNAITDVAGVSVGHETVIQGDSVRTGVTIIKPHGGDLFKDKVMGAVHVTNGYGKALGFTQVEELGTIESPIALTNTLNTFLVANAIVDYMISENPNIRSVNPVVGETNDSGLNDIRGRHVKKAHVFSAIQNAKSGPVAEGSVGAGTGTRALGFKGGMGTASRVLPKEAGGYTIGVLVQTNFGGSLMINGAPVGRELKKSPFASSIPYDEDEGSCMIVIATDAPLSNRNLKRIAKRVDHAFGRVGGYSSNGSGDYAIIFSTHKANSSDGLTITREEVKNRHMNGLFMATVEATEEAIINSLFMAETVSSRYGTMEALPVDETMKILKKYKALNWNKKLYPWKK from the coding sequence ATGAAAAAATTATCTGTCATTACAATTTTATTATGTTTCTCATTGGGATCAACAGTAATTGCTCAAAAAATCCGCCCAAGGGATCGAGGCCTAGAGATCGGCCTGTTTCAAACAGGACAATGGAATGCAATCACTGATGTTGCCGGTGTATCGGTTGGTCACGAAACTGTTATCCAAGGTGATAGTGTCAGGACTGGCGTTACCATAATCAAACCACACGGCGGCGATTTATTTAAAGATAAAGTTATGGGCGCCGTCCATGTAACCAATGGATATGGTAAAGCGCTGGGATTTACCCAAGTTGAAGAACTTGGAACTATTGAATCACCCATTGCACTCACCAATACGCTAAACACTTTTCTGGTGGCCAATGCAATTGTGGATTATATGATATCCGAGAACCCAAATATACGTTCTGTCAATCCGGTAGTGGGAGAAACAAATGACAGCGGCCTTAACGATATTCGCGGACGACACGTAAAAAAAGCACATGTTTTTTCAGCAATTCAAAATGCAAAATCAGGACCAGTGGCAGAAGGATCTGTGGGCGCCGGAACGGGAACGCGAGCATTGGGATTTAAAGGCGGTATGGGCACAGCCTCCCGAGTGCTTCCAAAAGAAGCTGGTGGATATACCATCGGCGTTTTGGTCCAAACCAATTTTGGTGGATCGCTCATGATTAATGGGGCACCGGTAGGACGGGAGCTCAAGAAATCACCTTTTGCTTCTTCCATTCCCTATGATGAAGACGAAGGGTCATGCATGATTGTGATCGCCACAGACGCTCCTCTTTCTAATCGAAACTTAAAACGCATAGCAAAACGAGTGGATCATGCCTTTGGTAGAGTCGGGGGTTATTCATCCAATGGTAGTGGAGATTATGCTATAATTTTTTCCACCCACAAAGCCAATTCATCAGATGGCCTAACCATCACCCGGGAAGAGGTTAAAAACCGCCATATGAATGGTTTATTTATGGCTACGGTTGAAGCGACGGAAGAGGCTATCATTAATTCATTATTCATGGCAGAAACAGTTTCCAGTCGCTATGGTACAATGGAAGCACTCCCTGTTGATGAAACAATGAAGATTCTCAAAAAATACAAAGCACTCAACTGGAATAAAAAACTATATCCATGGAAAAAATGA
- a CDS encoding DUF971 domain-containing protein, with product MADYIGLDNYEIVNDLLLVSFSDKSEVMIELKKLREQCPCANCQGETDALGNLYKGPDQAFSESSFQVSGIQPVGYYGLRPFWKDGHSTGIFTGDLLKKLSE from the coding sequence ATGGCAGACTATATTGGTTTAGATAATTATGAAATTGTAAATGATCTTTTGCTGGTTTCTTTTTCCGATAAAAGTGAAGTAATGATCGAATTAAAGAAACTGCGGGAGCAATGTCCTTGTGCCAATTGCCAGGGAGAAACAGATGCCTTAGGTAATTTGTATAAAGGCCCAGACCAGGCATTTTCAGAATCAAGTTTCCAAGTTAGTGGTATTCAACCAGTGGGGTACTATGGTTTACGCCCCTTTTGGAAAGATGGCCATAGCACAGGAATTTTTACCGGTGACCTGTTAAAAAAATTATCGGAATAA